A DNA window from Mucilaginibacter xinganensis contains the following coding sequences:
- a CDS encoding ABC transporter permease: MLQNYFTMAWRSLLKNKGFAVINIFGLSVGIAFTLLIGAYVWGELRVNQSLKNADNQYILQSRWKDPNLGFELGTIAQLPKTLKEVYPTLVANYYHWDGVTSNVSKGDKHFRESIQVGDSTLLKMYGFALQRGNAETAFNDPFSAVITPSLAIKYFGSTDVVGQTLTIENFSGSKHDFTISGVLDEPARNSVTSVNDNNHSNIFLPEKASVFLGRNLTGWNNTSLVGYIELQKGVTPAQLEAPMRHLIKENAPQQISDNLTPYLVPLKSYYRQANGGTVNKMIYTLSFIAFFILLMAVINFVNICIGRSSSRMKEMGIRKVLGGLRKQLIWQFLIESTLLVLMATFIAMALYLLARPYLSDVLGKPITGLFAFPWYFYLLPFVFAVFVGLLAGIYPALVLSALKSVDSLKGKLTTVKDSVLFRKALVAFQFGTAALVFIGAIIISQQVDLFFGKDLGFKKDYIVYAQVPRDWSKKGVQKMEAIRYQLAQTPSVSSVALSWEIPDGGNGGPTQIYRQGTDPKQALTTQGLSADNQYALTYNIPMLAGSFFSPVYSAIDSAKVVINETASKALGYKDAGDAVGKQVNVAGITTPFIISGVTKDFHFGSMQESIKPVTFLNVNFTAYYRFFSVKLKPGDAQKSIAALQQKWSSLMPDAPFEYHFLDEALTHIYQTEIQLKKASYIAGLLAIVIVLLGVLGLVSLSIQKRTREIGIRKVLGASVVGIINLFLKDFLAIVIIAGIISCPLAYLIMHSWLNGYAYRISITGYPFIIAIATISLLTVVLITLQTIKAAISNPVKSLRTE; encoded by the coding sequence ATGCTGCAAAACTACTTCACTATGGCATGGCGCAGTCTTTTGAAAAACAAAGGATTTGCCGTTATCAATATTTTTGGCCTTTCGGTAGGCATAGCGTTCACCCTGCTTATCGGCGCTTATGTTTGGGGCGAGCTGCGGGTAAACCAGTCCCTTAAAAATGCCGATAACCAGTATATTTTGCAAAGCCGGTGGAAAGACCCAAACCTGGGCTTTGAGCTGGGCACCATAGCGCAGCTGCCCAAAACCTTAAAAGAAGTTTACCCAACACTGGTGGCCAACTATTACCATTGGGATGGGGTTACCAGCAATGTATCAAAGGGCGATAAGCATTTTCGCGAAAGTATCCAGGTGGGCGACAGCACGCTGTTAAAGATGTACGGTTTTGCCCTACAGCGCGGCAACGCCGAAACTGCTTTTAATGATCCTTTTTCGGCAGTTATAACCCCCTCGCTGGCTATAAAATATTTCGGCAGTACGGATGTTGTGGGGCAAACGCTCACCATTGAAAACTTTTCGGGCTCGAAGCATGATTTTACCATATCGGGAGTGCTGGACGAGCCTGCACGCAATTCCGTAACCAGCGTTAACGACAATAACCATAGCAACATCTTCCTGCCCGAAAAAGCATCGGTGTTTTTAGGCCGTAACCTTACCGGCTGGAACAATACCAGCCTGGTAGGCTATATTGAACTGCAAAAGGGTGTTACCCCGGCGCAGCTTGAAGCACCTATGCGGCACCTGATAAAAGAAAACGCCCCGCAGCAAATCAGTGATAACCTTACACCTTATCTGGTGCCCTTAAAAAGTTATTACCGGCAGGCTAACGGCGGTACGGTAAATAAAATGATCTATACGCTTTCATTTATTGCCTTCTTTATTTTGCTGATGGCGGTTATCAACTTTGTGAACATCTGTATCGGCCGGTCGTCATCCAGGATGAAGGAGATGGGCATCCGCAAGGTTTTAGGCGGATTAAGGAAGCAGCTGATCTGGCAGTTTTTAATAGAATCTACCCTTTTGGTGCTCATGGCCACCTTTATTGCAATGGCATTGTACCTATTAGCCCGGCCATATTTAAGCGATGTTTTAGGGAAACCAATCACCGGACTGTTTGCATTCCCCTGGTATTTTTATTTACTTCCGTTTGTATTTGCGGTATTTGTTGGGTTGCTGGCGGGCATTTATCCGGCGTTGGTGTTATCCGCCTTAAAATCGGTAGATTCATTAAAAGGCAAGTTAACCACTGTTAAAGACAGTGTGCTGTTCCGCAAGGCACTGGTGGCCTTTCAGTTCGGTACAGCTGCATTGGTATTTATCGGCGCCATAATTATCTCGCAGCAGGTAGATCTGTTTTTTGGTAAAGACCTCGGTTTTAAAAAAGATTATATTGTGTATGCCCAGGTACCCCGCGACTGGAGTAAGAAAGGGGTACAAAAAATGGAAGCTATCCGTTACCAGCTGGCGCAAACGCCTTCGGTTAGCAGCGTGGCACTTTCATGGGAGATTCCTGATGGCGGCAATGGCGGCCCCACACAAATTTACAGGCAGGGCACTGATCCTAAACAAGCCTTAACCACCCAGGGCCTGAGTGCCGATAACCAATACGCCTTAACTTATAACATCCCGATGCTGGCAGGCTCGTTTTTTAGCCCGGTTTACAGCGCTATTGATTCGGCAAAAGTTGTTATCAATGAAACTGCTTCAAAGGCGCTTGGCTATAAAGATGCAGGCGATGCTGTTGGTAAACAGGTAAATGTTGCAGGTATTACTACGCCGTTTATTATTAGCGGGGTTACAAAAGATTTTCATTTTGGCTCAATGCAGGAAAGTATTAAACCAGTTACATTTTTAAACGTAAATTTTACGGCCTATTACCGTTTCTTTTCTGTTAAACTAAAGCCCGGCGACGCGCAAAAAAGCATAGCAGCCTTACAGCAAAAATGGAGCAGCTTAATGCCTGATGCCCCTTTTGAATATCATTTTTTGGATGAGGCGCTAACCCATATTTACCAAACCGAGATCCAGCTGAAAAAAGCATCGTACATAGCCGGGTTGCTGGCCATAGTTATTGTGCTGCTGGGCGTATTGGGGCTGGTATCATTAAGCATTCAGAAGCGCACCCGCGAGATCGGGATCCGTAAAGTGCTGGGAGCATCTGTGGTCGGTATTATCAACCTGTTTTTAAAGGATTTTTTGGCGATAGTTATTATTGCGGGGATAATATCATGCCCGCTGGCTTACTTAATTATGCACAGCTGGCTCAATGGTTATGCGTATCGCATTTCAATTACCGGCTATCCTTTTATTATCGCCATAGCAACAATCAGCCTGCTTACGGTGGTGCTGATAACGCTGCAAACCATTAAAGCCGCCATCAGCAACCCTGTTAAAAGTTTAAGAACGGAATAG